The genomic segment ACGAGTTCCAGCACGCGCACTCTGGGCGTCGGGAACAGCACATCGAATCGCTCGATGCGCGCATCGAATCCGTATGAGGCGAACTGCGCGCGCAACCACTCCGCATTGTCCTTGCCGTAGGGTGACCCCAGATGATGCGGGCGCGCGGACAAACGGCGCATGGCCTCGCGCATGCGCGCCGGTTCCGGAATGGCACGGAATTTCGTTTCCCATTCCCGCTGTGGCTTGGCCGACGCA from the Gemmatimonadaceae bacterium genome contains:
- a CDS encoding folate hydrolase, which gives rise to MRRHAFAFALPAALLFLLPAATPREDPPMRGFTTASAKPQREWETKFRAIPEPARMREAMRRLSARPHHLGSPYGKDNAEWLRAQFASYGFDARIERFDVLFPTPRVRVLELV